Proteins from one Salinispora arenicola genomic window:
- a CDS encoding response regulator transcription factor, with translation MLVIEDDRDIREAIDDSLSATGHVVRPCGTALDGLRELASRQSDVVILDLHLPDLDGATVLSLIRADSAVPVVVATACDTESEIIRLLRAGADDYVVKPYSVEQLEARIAAVLRRGAGQAATVLTIGGLHLDAEARIASLDGVRLQLSRLEFDLLTYLAQRAGKVVTRRQLLDHVWRSEGRSLETVDVHVTWLRRKLGESASTPRYLHTVRGVGIRLGAPEDAG, from the coding sequence GTGCTGGTAATCGAGGACGATCGGGATATCCGAGAAGCGATCGACGACTCGCTTTCGGCAACCGGCCACGTCGTACGGCCGTGCGGGACCGCTCTTGACGGGCTTCGGGAGCTGGCGAGCAGGCAGTCCGATGTCGTGATCTTGGACCTCCACCTGCCGGACCTCGATGGCGCGACGGTGCTGAGCCTCATCCGGGCCGATTCGGCGGTACCGGTTGTCGTCGCAACTGCTTGTGATACCGAGAGCGAGATCATCCGCCTGCTGCGCGCAGGTGCGGACGACTACGTGGTCAAGCCGTACTCCGTCGAGCAGTTGGAGGCGCGGATCGCAGCGGTGCTACGCCGTGGGGCCGGGCAAGCTGCGACGGTGCTGACGATCGGTGGCCTTCACCTCGACGCTGAGGCGCGGATCGCATCGCTCGACGGGGTACGCCTGCAGCTTTCCCGCCTCGAATTCGATCTGCTCACGTACCTCGCGCAACGAGCAGGAAAGGTGGTCACTCGGCGCCAGCTGCTCGACCATGTCTGGCGCTCGGAGGGTCGCTCGCTCGAAACCGTCGATGTGCACGTCACATGGCTCCGTCGCAAGCTGGGCGAAAGTGCGTCGACGCCACGCTACCTGCACACGGTGCGCGGAGTAGGAATCCGCCTCGGTGCACCGGAGGACGCCGGTTGA